The region GACATAATTCAGCCCATaagactttatttccttttcttgtctatTGCATTAACTAAGACTTACAGTTGGATGTTGAAAAGGTATTGTAGTgggggcatccttgccttgttcctaatcttagcaAGAAAACATCTACTttctcaccattaaatatgatctTAGCTCTGGGTTCTTGGTAGATGTTATTTTTCACATTAAGGAAATTCAGCTccattcctagtttactgagagcTCCTTTACTTTTTATGTGTTCATCACCACACACAGCATTCAAATTCAGATATGATGAGACATACCTCCTTTGGTACACTCCTCTCATACTAATCAGTTAATATGTTCTGTGGAttttacctgcagttttcaaattaGCCTTTTCTCATTTACAGCAGCACACTTCAAACCTCATCAATAACATAAACTGAAACAGCAGGTCCTTGACTCCAATTTTATTCCCTTTAAATGTGTTTTCCACATAGCCCTAAAGACTTTCCCCAGTTTCCAACCATCCACTCTCAGGTACATCAACTTACAGTCTCTATGTTTATTGTTGGCATACACATCTCTGGATTTTAATTGTCTTTCTGAGGATGTGATCCTCACATTAAATTGTAAGCTCTCCGAAGAATCAAATCATTTATACATGAGCCTGCCACAGAGCCAGAACAtattacacagctagtaaataaaattaatcaaatagATATTCAGAGGCGTAGTAAGTAAATTTCAGATCACACTCCAGTTTGATGACTGCCTAGTTTCTATACTTTcgttaaatatttcttaaataactaacatagaaaaaaatttgaagatcCAATTGAGGGAACAATTGCTCAAAAATGTTTGCATAGCTCTACCTCTCATTTTGGTTCTTTATATTAGGATCCAGGGCCTCAGTGTACTGCACAATGCCTGACAAAATGTGCAATTTCCCATGTTAATGTATATAATAAAGATTGCTTACTGTTTACTTCTTGTTATTATTACTTTCTCTTGATATAACACGTATAAAATACTTGATTCAGGAGAAAATTCAACAGTAATTATAAAAAAGTAATAAGCAGAACCCTTGATCAAGTAGAATTGGAAGATCAAAAGAGGGAGCTCTCACACCCTACAACAAAAGCAgtgcccaacaggaagaagaaagaactCCTCTTCCTTACCATCAAAGACTCAGGGGCCCTTTGTTCATATTGCCCCTGACCCTTCTGTCcccatctgttttttgttttttttttaatagaggtacatccctctctttaaaagagttctccttcccttgccatTCAGGCGTTTGTCTCATcatggttgcagaccctgaattgcaattctcaGTTACTCCCAAATAAACCcgtgtttgctggagaaatagtTGGCAGTGTGCCTGTTTCAGGTCCACATTTTGGTGGGCAGTACAGGGACCAGAAAAAACTCCCGGCAGTTCTGGGGCTGGTGAGCTAACAAGTACAGCACCCACATTTGAGCCCATTGTTGCTCAATGCTTTTCTCACCAACCCTGGAGTCTTTCTCCTGTACCCAAGCTTGTACCCTCTGCATATAAAGTTCTCCAGGCTATATTTGGATCTGTTTAAAGATTTTGTCTTTCTGGTCAAGGCGTTATTCTTCAGGCTAGGACTCGTTTGGCGCTTTGGTATGATTTGAGATCAGACTGTTCCACTGAAACTGGCTAGCCTTCAGCCAGTTCCCTGCAGAACAGGGGCTGTTTCTCCTAAGGTGGCTACCCTTCAACCCATTCTTTCAGGAACagggttttttaaattgttctctGAAACAGTGCTGGGGTTTTCAGCCTTTAGTCTATTCTTTTGAGAGGGAGGGCCATTCTCTAGAAAGTGGCTAAAAAAGCCTTTGTCCTGACTGCTCTAGGACCAAGATGTTTCCTTTGCATTGGGTAGGATTGGCTTGTAAGCTATTTGAACTGAGTGATTTGTCTGTAAACTGTTTGAGTTGTTTGAAAATTGTTCCTTACTCTAGAAGAAAAACCTCTGGGAGGTGGGATGTCAGTTATCTAAGGATTTTGAAGGTGCCTCCCCACTTGGGCTCTGGCCCATTTTATGTTTAGAGACAGTAGTCCTCCTTCATACACATTTCTAACCAAGTGGACTGATTACTTAAAGGCAATTTAAAATATCAGTGACCATTGTGGGACTCTTCTGAAATCCCCAAACTTAAATTCCTTAAAAGCAAATTGAACTACAGTAGCTCAAAAACTTTTCAGAACTGAGTGGAATTGGTACTTGGAGGCTTCCCAATGTCATCAGGAGTCTAAAACTGCCTCTCTGCCAAATAAGATTTTAAGATTAACTGAGACCAACAAGTGATTAAAGAAAGATAGAATGGCTCCCAAAGCCTCAGCTCTTCTTCCTCGTTGTCTTTATTTCAGGCTCCATCCTAAACTAGTGGCTAGTTTCCACTGTTACTGCAAAGAGCCAGACACTGGAAAAGATTTTGTTACAAATTTAAGTGCGTTAGGTACCTTCAGGCCTCTAACCAGCCTTTCCTCCCAATTCTCCATGATGGGACTCCTAGGATCTACAGTAACTCTCCCCAGTTCTCCCTCTTAAAtgactcagagaaacatttctctAGATGGAGATGAATCTCTTCTGGCCCTAATTGACACCAGAGCCACAGCATAAGTGCTCAAGCCCACTACTATAAAGAGGTCCCTTCCTCTGAGAACTAAAACAGTTCAAACAGTGGGATCTCTAATGAGCTTCAAGAGGTTCCTGTCTCTGAACCTATTCCCTTTGTTTAGGCCCTTTGGGAGGtactcactcttttctccttagtTCCCTCTTCCACCCATTTACTAGGCTGAGGCTTCTTAGAGAAATAGCATGCTGAGATGGCTAattccaaaaaaggaaaacaattctagAATTTGACAGTAATTATCAAAGTAACCCACCAAGTGAATTAAATGGTCCTTTGACATCTTTTATTTGTTCTGTGTCCAATGGTACTTCTTGATATAGTGCATCCCAGGTATCTTTTGTTGCAGTATTTCCTCCACAGTACCAATGCAGACCCAATTTCATGGTTAAGAAGTACACAACATAGCTTTCAAGgccttaaaaaagaatttgaTGAGCCCACCTGCCCTTGGCCAAGCCAGTTATCcaattccctttttcttttttgtatatgaaaagaaaGGGAATGTCCTTGGGGTATTCAACTAAAAACACAGGGACCACCATCAACTGTGTTATAGTCAGCAGTTACATCCTGTGGCACAGAGAGACACCCTTTCCTTAAAACCATTATGGCCACTGCTCTTTTGGTTAAAACCACCAGGAAAATCACTGTGGAATTCCTTTAGTCAATTAGTACCTCATGCAGTAGAGGCTCTCTTGAGCTAACTGTCATTGATGGCCAGAAGGAGTACAGAATAAACAGCCACAACACCATTAATGGAAGAGTAATAATAATCACTGAATAGTACTTTTCTTCTCTAAAAGTTTGTTTATAGCCTCTTTGACATCTCTGTTTCTCAGAGAGTAAATCAAAGGATTCAACATGGGAGTGACTAGGGTGTAACCTAAGGAGGCCACTTTACTCAGCTCAGGAAATCTGTCAGGAGTGAGATACATGAAAGAGACAGCACCATACAGCACACTGACGGCTCCCAGGTGAGAGCTGCAGGTGGAGAAGGCTTTCTTACGCCCCTCGGTGGAGCGTATTTTCACAACTGTGGACACGATACACAAATAAGAAACAATAATAACGATGATGGTAGGCAAGATAATGATGCcagataagaagaaagaaatcattttatagatgaagaggtCCGAACAAGATATTCTCTGAAGTGGGCGAACATCACAGTAGAAGTGGTCAATGGCCCGAGAAGCACAAAAGGATAAAGTAAATGTCATGctggtctccagaactgagcTGATGCAGCCACAGAAATAGGAGCCAGCCACCAACTGAGCACAGAGACGTGCTGACATCTGGACAGAGTAGAGGAGTGGGTTGCAGATGGCAATGAAGCGGTCATAAGCCATGGCTGCCAGGAGAAACCCCTCAGTCACAATGAAGAGGGCAAAAAGAAAGAGCTGGGTCACACAGCCTGCAAAGGAGATGGACTTGCTCTGAGACCAGAAGTTGACCAAAGCTTTGGGTGCAATGACAGATGAGTAGACGAGATCAATGAAGGAGAGGTTGCCTAGGAAGAAGTACATTGGTGTGTTCAACCGGGGATCAGTCATGATAATGGCCATCATGCCAGCATTCCCTAGGAGGATCATGGCGTAGACCAGCAGAAATAGCAGGAAGAGGAGAATGTGGAGCTCTGGGCGGACCCTGAAGCCTACAAGAATGAAGTCAGTCACTTCTGAGTGATTGCTTGTTCCCCTGTCTCCCATGGCAGAAACTTGCTGATACAGAcaggcaaaataaacaaatgaatgctTGGCTTACATCCTAGCTACAGATAATTTCTTACAGTATTAGGATTTACAAAGCTATTCTATATGCATTGTTTATTTTAACCTTAAATATTTCCGTGAGTTAAATTTAAGCAAGTTCCAATTGGTTAGTTTTGTTATACCCTATTTCATACAAGTGGTATAATTAAATCTTTTTCCTCATAGTTGAATGCAATGCCTTTTCACCCAAGTATCTTTCACATTTTCAAGTGTTACTTCTGCGTACCTTCCAACTCGTGATTTATGCAATAAATTCAATGTCAGGAAGCAGGGACTGGAAAagagaacaaatattttaaacatgaCATTTTGGAAGCAATTTCAATGTCTGGGTTTGGAGATACTTGGGGCTTCAGTAGTCTAGTTTAGGGAAACTTAGCTTGGAGGGTTTAATTTAGAGTACCAGCAGATATAAAGGAagtaacagaattttaaaattacttaaaaagtgCAGTTATTTTTGCGGATAAATGAAACTTTGAATTTTGATGTAAGTTTATACTCATAAAGAAAAAGTtgtacacaaacaaacaaaaattattagCACTTGAATGTTAGGATTTGTCCAGATGAGCCTCCACAGCCCTTTCATAAATACAGTTTCCCTGCATTCCCTCAATCAACagttcatgggttttttttttttaagataacatatatatatttaagaagaaGCCTTACACATTCTCTAGATAGAAGAATTACCTTAGAAATGGATACTGAACAAAAGATACATATGAAGAAATTGTTGATTGCGTTCTTATATACCCTGGATATAACTTTCGCAGCCATTACTAGTTCATTTACCGGACACCTCAACTATGAGTTTGACCTCATGGTCACTCTTTCTCTCCCCTAAGGGCTCTATATGCACAACTCCACCTAGACAGTAATGATAATAGCAAACATTATGTGGCACCTTTATGTGCTCATAATAGCTCATTTAATACATACAACAATAATATGAGGTGGATATGGTTATATTCCCCAGTTTACGGTGAGGAAGATGAGgtacagagaaatgaagatgCTGAAAGCCACCTGTTAGTGTCAGAAGTGGAATTTGAAGCCAAGACTCCTGGTTCTAGAATCCATGCTCTTAATCACTGCAAAATACTTACCACCTTTGATAAACAAGCTGAGAAAAGGGCGATATTTTGCCTGAGAAAAAGATGATTCCAGGGAAATGGCATGATGTCTTCTTCTTACATTTTTGTTACTCACCAGCTCCATCAaaaattaaatatgcaaataattaTAGTATAAAGGAGCAAGATTTTAATTAGATCATACTTAGGACCTGAGGAACTGTAAGGTATTTAggcagtgaaaagaaacattcagtAGTTGTgaaatgttttttgaaaaataatacatttcatttATACTCCTTTAATCTTACCTAGGGGGAAAggaaataaattgttttaatttctgagaTTTAGTCCTATCAGACTCATTCTAATGTTAATAAGTTtataagtgaaaatatttatacCTGGAAAAGGGAGGGTTTTTCCCGGAGTAGCCAATAAACAAATAGTCAGTTTGTGATTGAGAATTTGTCAAAAACTCACATGGTTTGAAGTTTATTCTTACCTTATATTGTTTGGTTATTTGTCAGATTCTGTAAAAGGAAGCAGCAGAATTCTGATGTTTTTGTCTTGTTACTGTTTGAATTCTAGAAAGGGTAAATTTAAAGTTAATTAATGACTGTGTTACACTATGAGTACTGAAAAGTcattatgtcaaaataaaatgaaCCCCTCCTCCTCAAATATCCAAATCCATGTTTATTATCCCAGTTTTCTATTCTTCCCATGTAGAAAAttgacttatttttccttttactctATTTAaactatttcctttcctttagcaGTTGATATTGGAAAATGTTACAGTCCTTTGTAGAAGGGAGACAAGTGAATTTTCCAAATGATACTCTGCTAACACTGAGATATTTCCAGGaattatattctgtatttaagtAAAGTGAACCTGAAGGATCCATCTGCAGGACATTCTCTCTTGCAATCTTGGGTGCTTGAATGCTTTTTAGAAGGAAGATGGATTGTCTTGATCTCTAAGTAGAGACTGAGCCATCTAGAACCTCTGTTAATCTGCCAAAGTATCAGCAGCCGTTGTTCATGGTGGTTTTGGAAAAACAGTGTAACTTTTTCAAGTAATTGCAGCACTGAGGTTTCCCTCACCTTCTGGGAGATAGTCCTCCTGAGAGAGAAGGAAGCATAAATTAGTTATTAAGGTTCTCCAGAGCCAAGGTCCACGAGGAACACAGAGACTCtagatttaaagagaaaagaagaaaagaaacaaagaaatgggGGAAAGGTTCCTAAGACTAATAGGagtcaaaatacatacaagagtTTTTTTCCTGCTTGTTGTGAGAATCTTTGCAGTGAGACCAAAAAGTTCTTTCAATCTTGATTTCTTCACTGAAAAAGGGCATTTCAGTTTATCATTACAGCAAAGTTTGGGGTAGGCAAAGAGAAATAGCATGAAAAGAAATACTATATTATGAAATATAACATAGGAAGATTTTGTTCCTAGCCATGAagttcatttcatttttactcaAAACTCTCCATATTTCTTTAGATACATTGTATCAATAATAATTGATAATAAACAGTACAATAGTATGACTAAGATGTGGTGAAAAGCCCAACAAATGCTCTCTAATTGGTTATGTAAAAGATAAATACTGACTGATTAGATCTAAAGATAGGTTTACTTTGTAACTTCACTTGATTCAAAGATATTGATCTAGGTGTCATATTTTAAGTTAATAATTTCCCAACAGTCACTTCAAGATAGTTGTTTAAACTGTTCTATATCAGTCAAAAAAAATCCCGATCTGTATTTGATATAAATTAAACCCTTAAACTAACTGCCATAAATGCATCTTATATAACATAATAAGGGAAGGAGTATgggtaaaaaggaagaaaataatggtGGCTCATAAAGTCCTCATCTGAGCAACTGATTGAAGGCAATAGTTAGTATTTTCTTTCCACATTCTCCTTGGTCTTAACAATAACTGCAGTATCCAAAAGTTGTTTACCTGGTGGGGTGATGCAAACCTTCACTGAGGAAGGATCTGAGCCCTTGCAGTCTTGTTATGTTGAATTGTTGTTTCTCATCAATATTAGTATTAGGAGGCATCCTGGAAAATTCCCTGAGTGACTGTGATACCCCTCCCTGACTCCTTTCTAATCTTGCTAATCGGTATTGGTTACCCAAAAGAATACAAAGTATTTTGTTTACCTGTGGTTCAGtgagatgtatgcccaggaggcAGGAGCAACTGCTGTGTTTCCCAGTAAAATCACCCCTTTGTTGGGTAGTGAGTATACTAATTCAGCAAAGTCCGGTGTCTCaggcagcaaagaaaaaaatactgagtgGGTTACTAGGTTTTATTGTGGTGGTTGGCATTCCTACTTTAACCCATTGTACTTGGACCAATAATCtcattatgaaagaaaaaaagaaaactcactgttttgttttgcagatgacataatactatagtATCCTAAAGGTGCCACCACAAAACGACTAGAACTCATATGAAATTGGTAAAGttcagaatatagaattatatacagaaatctgttgtgtttctatacactaacaatgaattatcagaaagagaaattgaggaagcaatcccatttataatcacatcaaaaagaatggAACACCTAGGAATAAGACTTGTACTCAGAAAATGGTAAGataatgatgaaagaaattgaagacaatacaaacagatggaaagatattccatattcatggactggaagaattaatattgtgaaaatgaccatactacccaaggcaatctgtACATTCAGTGCAATCCATTTTACACcaccagtggcatttttcatggaagtgcaaaaaataattttaaaaattgtatcaaaacacaaaagaccgtgaatagccaaaacaattttaagaaagaatAGAGCTGGAGGTGTCACactccctggcttcagactattctacaaagctacagtaagcaaaacagtatggtactggcacaaaaacagacatgtaaatcaaaggaacagaatagtgCGCCCAGGAATGAATCCACATTGATATGGGCAATTAGTCTACAGCAAAGGGACCAAGAATATTCAATgtgagaaaagacagcctcttcaataaatggtgttgggaaaactggacagctacatgcaataGAATCAAAGTGGACTATTTTTtgacaccatgtacaaaaataaattgcAGATGGGTTAAACACTGAAATGTAAGACATGAAAATCTTAAACCTACTAGAGAAAAACAGGCTGTACACTCTGAcctcagtcttagcaatattttctggacatgtctcctcaggcaagggagagaaaagcaaaaataaacaaacgggactacatcaaactaaaaagcttttgcacagtgaaggtaaccataaacaaaaccaaaagaccaCCTACTGAATAGGAGATTTTGCAAATGATACATTCAACGAGGGGTTGAtactccaaaatatacaaagaactcatgcaattcaacataaaaaaatgGGTTAAAAATGGACAGAGTACCTGtgacattcttttcaaatgcgtTCTCTGCTAGAGCATCTTTGTCTGGCCTACTTCTTCATTCCCTGCAGTATATTTGGTCTTACCCTGTGTTAAATCTGAAACTTCTGCTTTCCTATAAATTCTGTGTGTCAACTAATACCCTTACCCTTCTAATAACTTTTGCCTAGGTTACTTAACtgagtttctgttacttgcaCCCAAAACTTTAAACAAGTATCCAAAGTCAGTAGCAGGGAGTGCATGGATGACATTGCTTGAGGGAAAACTAGGGTTCGGGAATGGCTTACATGGCCAAAAATAtgatataagaaaaagaaacttccttTTATGTTGGGGATAGAACCTAGATGTTCACATAATTTGTGGCAAAATTATCTGCTAACTTATCACGTgattaaatggaatcatataccCACTGAAAGCAAGAATCTGATGGATCAATACAGTCACCATTTTGAAATATCATTATAGCTGGTGAATTCAAAGGCTGCAGCATACTGTGAGTGCTTCTgataaattaaagcaaaaattgagCTCAGATTCTTAAGTTCTCATCTTTAGGGAACTCTTGTCACCATAACAAGGTAATCTCTTATATTTTATAGGTGCAGAAATCAAATTGCAGGAAACTAAACCAGAGTGTGAATTTTTGGTGTGCTGAGCATACAAATATGTTGATTCATTCCTCCAATATCTCTCATAAAATTAACTCAGGATTCCTGGATGTGTAACATtacttaaaacatttcaaaattgtGATATTTTGAAACTCTACCTCAGTCACATTTGCATAAGGAAGCAAGCCTCCCTGATGGGGCCGTTCCCTGCTCACTTTAAGATGCTGCTACTCCTTTGCCTGGGGAAGTTTCCTTGAAGGAAAAACTTATAATTCCCCTTTCATCCCActccttattttcattttataagctCAGTTACTGGCACCAGAACCCAGCATGCTGAGACATAAATACTGCTCCAATGCAGATGCAGAATTTGTGGAAGACTGGCTTAATATTCTGAGCATTTTGTGGATACCTGTTGGCAAAACGTGAAGTATTTTGGTGTGAATGAGTTTGTAGGGCTCTTTTACTTGAGGGGGAGGGAGATATTGGGCAGAATTCTTACTTATCAAAGACTTAACAATTATGTGCTAGCTCACATATCTAGAGGTCTGATGGTTGCATTGATAAATGCAATTCATTAACGA is a window of Camelus bactrianus isolate YW-2024 breed Bactrian camel chromosome 12, ASM4877302v1, whole genome shotgun sequence DNA encoding:
- the OR9K2 gene encoding olfactory receptor 9K2 — encoded protein: MGDRGTSNHSEVTDFILVGFRVRPELHILLFLLFLLVYAMILLGNAGMMAIIMTDPRLNTPMYFFLGNLSFIDLVYSSVIAPKALVNFWSQSKSISFAGCVTQLFLFALFIVTEGFLLAAMAYDRFIAICNPLLYSVQMSARLCAQLVAGSYFCGCISSVLETSMTFTLSFCASRAIDHFYCDVRPLQRISCSDLFIYKMISFFLSGIIILPTIIVIIVSYLCIVSTVVKIRSTEGRKKAFSTCSSHLGAVSVLYGAVSFMYLTPDRFPELSKVASLGYTLVTPMLNPLIYSLRNRDVKEAINKLLEKKSTIQ